One window of the Streptococcus parasanguinis ATCC 15912 genome contains the following:
- a CDS encoding APC family permease, producing the protein MFSTLKKWFIGRPLKSGAEGEGGLLGKMQALAMLSSDALSSIAYGPEQVILVLMTVSAGAIWWSIPIGIVVLILLASLTISYRQVIHAYPQGGGAYMVTTENLSPKAGLIAGGSLLVDYMLTVAVSVSSGADAITSAIPSLHPYNLHISILLVLILMLMNLRGLRESATSLMIPVYLFIVSTIALIGYGVIQILTGHLAYNATAHVGQTISGVSVILLLRAFTSGSASLTGVEAISNSVPFFKKPKAKNAASTLTIMALILGIMFAGITFLNYWVGVVPAKGVTTLAQMAQAILGNSPVGKAFFYVFQLSTALILAVAANTGFSAFPMLAFNMAKNKYMPHMYMEKGDRLGYSNGILTLAIGAIVLLLIFDGQTESLIPLYTIGVFIPFALSQTGMVIHWKRQYQKGFLKYSLANILGAAICYGIVLILLLFRLREIWPFFPIIGLLLWMFLSIRNHYDKVAAQLRLGGQIEKTSYVGNTVIVLVGNVTQVSVGAMSYANSLGNDVVAMHVSTEETKVKDAEVAEEFKHYFPHIRFENVMTSYRDIIQPTVEFVSKVAEEAKEKGNTVTVLVPQFIPKKHWQNILHNQMSLKLKYALRWHEEVVVASYSYHLSE; encoded by the coding sequence ATGTTTTCAACATTGAAAAAATGGTTTATTGGCCGTCCGTTGAAATCTGGTGCAGAAGGTGAAGGCGGATTGCTTGGGAAAATGCAGGCCTTGGCCATGCTCTCTAGTGACGCACTTTCTTCTATTGCCTATGGTCCAGAGCAAGTTATCTTGGTCTTGATGACGGTATCAGCAGGAGCTATTTGGTGGTCCATTCCAATTGGGATTGTGGTCCTGATTCTTCTAGCTAGTTTAACGATTTCTTATCGTCAGGTCATTCATGCCTACCCTCAAGGGGGAGGGGCCTACATGGTGACTACGGAGAATTTGTCTCCCAAAGCGGGATTGATCGCTGGTGGCAGTCTCTTGGTCGACTACATGCTGACAGTAGCGGTATCTGTTTCTTCCGGTGCAGATGCCATCACGTCAGCGATTCCATCTCTTCATCCTTATAATCTTCACATTTCCATTTTGTTGGTCTTGATTTTGATGCTGATGAACCTTCGGGGACTGCGCGAATCGGCCACATCGTTGATGATTCCGGTCTACCTGTTCATTGTCAGTACCATTGCCTTGATTGGCTATGGTGTGATCCAAATTTTGACGGGCCATTTGGCCTATAACGCAACTGCTCATGTGGGTCAAACCATTTCAGGGGTTAGTGTCATTCTCTTATTGAGGGCCTTTACAAGTGGATCAGCTTCCCTAACAGGGGTTGAAGCTATCTCCAATTCGGTTCCTTTCTTTAAGAAACCAAAAGCAAAGAATGCGGCCTCTACTTTGACCATTATGGCTTTGATTTTGGGGATCATGTTTGCAGGGATTACCTTCCTCAATTACTGGGTGGGTGTCGTTCCAGCAAAAGGGGTAACAACTCTAGCCCAAATGGCCCAAGCTATCTTAGGGAATTCCCCAGTCGGAAAAGCCTTCTTTTACGTCTTCCAATTATCAACAGCCTTGATCTTGGCAGTTGCGGCGAATACCGGTTTCTCAGCCTTTCCAATGTTGGCCTTTAACATGGCTAAAAACAAATACATGCCACACATGTATATGGAAAAAGGGGATCGTCTGGGCTATTCCAATGGGATTTTAACCTTGGCGATTGGTGCCATCGTCTTGCTCTTGATCTTTGATGGGCAAACAGAAAGTTTGATTCCGCTTTATACCATTGGGGTCTTCATTCCTTTTGCCCTTTCTCAAACAGGGATGGTGATCCACTGGAAACGCCAATATCAAAAAGGATTTCTTAAGTATTCGCTTGCCAATATCCTGGGGGCAGCCATCTGTTATGGGATTGTCTTGATCCTCTTATTATTCCGTTTGCGTGAGATTTGGCCCTTCTTCCCTATTATTGGTCTCTTGCTTTGGATGTTCTTGAGCATTCGTAATCACTATGATAAAGTTGCGGCCCAATTGCGCTTGGGAGGTCAGATTGAAAAGACAAGTTATGTGGGGAATACCGTGATTGTCCTTGTTGGGAATGTCACTCAGGTAAGTGTGGGAGCTATGAGTTATGCAAATAGCCTAGGAAACGATGTTGTGGCAATGCACGTCTCAACGGAAGAAACCAAGGTCAAAGATGCCGAGGTAGCAGAAGAATTTAAGCATTATTTCCCTCATATTCGCTTTGAAAATGTCATGACGAGTTACCGGGATATTATCCAACCAACAGTTGAATTTGTCTCAAAAGTAGCTGAGGAGGCCAAGGAAAAAGGCAACACCGTCACAGTCTTAGTCCCTCAATTCATTCCTAAAAAACATTGGCAAAATATTCTCCACAACCAAATGAGTTTGAAATTGAAGTACGCTCTTCGTTGGCATGAAGAAGTAGTTGTGGCAAGTTATTCTTACCATTTGTCTGAATAA
- a CDS encoding MerR family transcriptional regulator — MYHIKEAAELSGVSVKTLHHYDKIGLLVPVKSENGYRTYSQEDLERLQVILYYKYLGFSLDQIAELLAEEKSNLLLHLTKQLDYLTQKRQRLDTLISTLQKTIQEQKGERKMTIEEKFTGFSYQDTQKYRQEAVDKYGQEVMDQALERQKGREEEATRAFNQVFQVLAKNLQAGLPVTASENQEEAAKLLDAIRTYGFDCSIEVFGHIGKGYVYNPEFKENIDKFGAGTAQYTSDVIAFYVENQAK; from the coding sequence ATGTACCATATCAAAGAAGCTGCAGAGCTGTCAGGTGTCTCTGTCAAGACCTTGCACCACTATGATAAGATAGGACTTCTCGTCCCTGTGAAATCTGAAAATGGTTATCGGACATACAGTCAAGAAGATTTAGAACGATTACAGGTGATTCTCTACTACAAGTATCTAGGATTTTCCTTAGACCAAATAGCAGAACTCTTAGCCGAAGAAAAATCTAACTTATTGCTCCATTTGACCAAACAGTTGGACTATTTGACTCAAAAAAGACAACGTCTGGATACCTTGATTTCTACCTTGCAAAAAACCATTCAAGAACAAAAAGGAGAAAGAAAAATGACCATTGAGGAAAAATTTACTGGATTTAGCTACCAAGATACTCAAAAATACCGGCAAGAGGCGGTAGATAAGTACGGTCAAGAAGTCATGGACCAAGCGCTTGAACGTCAAAAAGGTCGAGAAGAGGAGGCGACAAGAGCCTTTAATCAAGTCTTCCAAGTCTTGGCGAAAAACCTCCAAGCTGGTTTGCCAGTAACAGCATCGGAAAACCAAGAAGAAGCCGCCAAACTTTTAGATGCGATTCGAACGTATGGATTTGACTGCTCTATAGAGGTTTTTGGCCATATCGGCAAAGGCTATGTCTATAATCCAGAATTCAAGGAAAACATCGACAAGTTTGGAGCTGGCACAGCCCAGTACACTTCGGATGTCATTGCCTTTTATGTCGAAAATCAAGCAAAATAA
- the manA gene encoding mannose-6-phosphate isomerase, class I — MGQPLFLHSVMQEKIWGGTRLKEEFGYEIPSDHVGEFWAISAHPHGVSKVANGPYEGMGLDQLYQEHRELFGNRKEPVFPLLTKILDANDWLSVQVHPDDTYAMEHEGELGKTECWYVIAADEGSEIIYGHNAKSKEELRQQIEDKDWDALLTKVPVKAGDFFYVPSGTMHAIGSGILILETQQSSDTTYRVYDFDRKDAQGNLRELHLEKSIDVLNIGEPANSHPDTVVIDDLRMTTLVASDFFTVYKWELTGKADFEKTADYSLLSVLAGEGKLTVDGKDYPIQKGSHFILPSDVESWTLEGQGLELIVSHP; from the coding sequence ATGGGACAACCATTATTTTTACATTCAGTCATGCAGGAAAAAATTTGGGGAGGAACTCGTCTGAAAGAAGAATTTGGTTACGAAATTCCGAGCGACCATGTCGGTGAATTTTGGGCGATTTCAGCCCATCCACATGGAGTTTCTAAAGTAGCCAATGGTCCATACGAAGGAATGGGATTGGATCAGCTCTATCAAGAGCATCGGGAATTATTCGGTAATCGTAAAGAGCCTGTCTTTCCTTTATTAACAAAGATTTTGGATGCCAACGATTGGCTCAGTGTACAGGTGCACCCAGATGATACCTATGCAATGGAGCATGAAGGAGAACTTGGAAAAACTGAGTGTTGGTACGTGATTGCGGCTGATGAAGGATCTGAGATTATCTATGGACATAATGCCAAGTCAAAAGAAGAACTCCGCCAGCAAATTGAGGATAAGGACTGGGATGCCTTGCTGACAAAAGTTCCTGTCAAGGCTGGAGATTTCTTCTATGTGCCAAGTGGGACCATGCACGCCATTGGATCTGGAATTTTGATTCTTGAAACCCAACAGTCGAGTGACACCACTTACCGGGTTTATGATTTTGACCGCAAGGATGCTCAAGGAAACTTGCGGGAACTTCACTTGGAAAAATCAATTGATGTCTTGAACATTGGAGAGCCTGCCAATAGCCATCCAGATACAGTTGTGATCGATGATCTTCGAATGACCACCTTGGTTGCCAGTGATTTCTTCACTGTTTATAAGTGGGAACTGACTGGAAAAGCTGATTTTGAAAAGACTGCTGATTACAGCTTATTGAGTGTCTTAGCCGGAGAAGGGAAATTGACGGTAGATGGAAAGGATTATCCTATTCAAAAGGGAAGCCACTTTATCTTACCGAGCGATGTTGAATCTTGGACTTTGGAAGGGCAAGGTTTAGAATTGATCGTAAGTCATCCATAA
- the queG gene encoding tRNA epoxyqueuosine(34) reductase QueG has product MTLKENIIQLAHSIGISKIGFTTADDFAYLEKSLRLAVEEGRNSGFEHKNIEERIQPKLSLSSAKTIISIAVAYPHKLKQQPQKTAYKRGKFTPNSWGLDYHYVLQDKLNRLAAGIEEMTQDFEYKGMVDTGALVDTAVAQRAGIGFIGKNGLVISKEYGSYMFLGELITNLEIEPDQPVDYGCGDCRRCLDACPTSCLIGDGSMNAKRCLSFQTQDKGMMDLEFRKKIKTVIYGCDICQISCPYNKGLDNPLATEIDPDLAHPELLPFIELSNGQFKEKFGHVAGSWRGKNILQRNAIIALANANDRSSIPKLLNIIETSQNQIHIATAIWSLGQLLREVTPDLVELLRNIKHPTDAIIEERTAFFEKFGIQADSQLQ; this is encoded by the coding sequence ATGACACTAAAAGAAAACATTATCCAACTGGCGCATTCTATTGGGATTTCAAAAATTGGATTTACAACTGCTGATGACTTCGCTTATTTGGAAAAATCGCTCCGCTTGGCCGTTGAGGAAGGACGGAATTCTGGATTCGAGCATAAGAATATTGAAGAGCGCATCCAACCCAAATTAAGTCTCTCCTCCGCCAAGACCATCATCTCAATCGCTGTCGCCTACCCCCACAAACTCAAGCAACAACCTCAAAAAACAGCCTATAAAAGAGGAAAATTCACTCCCAACAGCTGGGGATTAGACTACCATTATGTCCTTCAAGACAAGCTCAACCGTTTAGCTGCTGGGATTGAAGAAATGACGCAAGATTTTGAATATAAGGGCATGGTCGATACTGGAGCACTGGTTGATACGGCTGTCGCCCAACGAGCAGGGATTGGCTTTATCGGAAAAAATGGCTTGGTCATTTCAAAAGAATACGGTTCTTACATGTTTCTGGGGGAATTGATTACCAATCTCGAAATTGAACCAGATCAGCCTGTCGACTATGGTTGTGGAGACTGTCGACGTTGTTTAGATGCATGCCCAACCTCCTGTTTAATCGGAGATGGCTCTATGAATGCCAAACGCTGTTTGTCCTTCCAAACTCAGGACAAGGGCATGATGGACCTAGAATTTCGCAAGAAAATTAAAACGGTCATCTATGGATGTGACATCTGTCAGATTAGCTGCCCTTATAACAAAGGGCTAGATAATCCCTTAGCAACAGAAATCGATCCAGATCTGGCTCATCCAGAATTGCTTCCCTTTATAGAACTGTCCAACGGACAATTTAAGGAAAAATTCGGGCATGTTGCTGGAAGCTGGCGAGGTAAGAATATCCTCCAACGCAATGCCATTATCGCACTGGCCAATGCCAATGACCGCTCATCCATCCCTAAACTCCTGAACATCATCGAGACCTCGCAAAATCAGATCCATATCGCAACGGCTATCTGGTCTTTAGGGCAACTGCTACGTGAAGTCACGCCGGACCTTGTTGAGCTCTTACGGAATATCAAACATCCGACCGATGCTATCATAGAAGAACGAACAGCTTTCTTTGAAAAATTCGGCATTCAGGCAGATTCACAGCTACAATGA
- a CDS encoding GNAT family N-acetyltransferase: protein MKYRKAEKADLDQVVRVASTAFEDYLFLKVIKDLVRDPKQYPAFVEAMMRILVKVFLKHHMCLVAEQNDEIYAVALLQKGPIPFRAYLLNGGFGLLKFISLKNMLAYFKFMEDTDKELEQNVDFDWYLMLLAVAPKHQRQGYGSRFMTEGIEPFLEEIQGKKLAFYTNTKGNVYFYTKNGYKEVYSSEICFNQVEMGSWYFLKELKKH from the coding sequence ATGAAGTACAGAAAAGCAGAAAAAGCAGATCTGGATCAGGTGGTTCGAGTAGCCAGTACAGCCTTTGAGGACTATCTATTTTTAAAAGTCATCAAGGATTTGGTTCGGGATCCCAAGCAATATCCTGCCTTTGTTGAGGCAATGATGCGCATCCTGGTAAAGGTTTTTCTTAAGCACCATATGTGCCTTGTGGCAGAACAAAATGATGAAATTTATGCAGTTGCCTTGTTGCAAAAGGGACCGATTCCTTTTCGGGCCTATCTCTTAAATGGGGGATTCGGTTTGCTCAAGTTTATTTCCTTGAAAAATATGTTGGCCTACTTTAAATTTATGGAGGACACGGATAAGGAATTGGAGCAAAATGTAGACTTTGATTGGTATTTGATGCTTCTCGCAGTCGCCCCTAAACACCAACGGCAGGGCTATGGCAGTCGATTTATGACAGAAGGAATTGAGCCTTTCTTGGAAGAGATCCAAGGAAAAAAACTAGCCTTTTATACCAATACCAAAGGAAATGTCTATTTTTATACAAAAAATGGCTACAAGGAAGTCTATTCAAGTGAGATTTGCTTTAACCAAGTAGAGATGGGTAGTTGGTATTTCTTGAAGGAACTAAAAAAACACTAA
- a CDS encoding phosphatase PAP2 family protein: MKTNLRDYPKFYRWLTLPFSREPYLVQVLQRMNRILTFAMPGIYVLVFCWLFLKKTSMGGIWSFIWIPASGFVLFSLFRHWVNVPRPYEKWDIQPLLEKNSSGHSFPSRHVFSATIISMCVCQLSLPLGMCSMLLSLLLALVRVLGGVHYPKDVLVAWGLGLAWGGLFWLV; encoded by the coding sequence ATGAAAACGAACCTTCGAGATTATCCGAAATTTTATCGTTGGCTAACCCTGCCCTTTTCGAGAGAACCATATCTTGTACAGGTCCTTCAAAGGATGAATCGAATTTTGACGTTTGCCATGCCAGGCATCTACGTCCTGGTCTTTTGTTGGCTGTTTTTAAAGAAAACTTCAATGGGAGGAATCTGGTCTTTCATCTGGATTCCTGCGTCGGGTTTTGTCTTATTTAGCCTCTTTCGTCATTGGGTCAATGTTCCGAGACCTTATGAGAAATGGGACATTCAACCCTTATTAGAAAAAAATTCATCCGGTCATTCCTTTCCTAGCCGACATGTTTTTTCGGCGACCATTATCTCCATGTGTGTCTGTCAGTTGTCTCTTCCGCTAGGAATGTGCTCCATGCTTCTATCTCTTCTATTAGCCCTTGTCCGAGTTCTTGGAGGGGTTCATTATCCCAAGGATGTCCTCGTCGCTTGGGGACTGGGACTCGCCTGGGGAGGACTTTTTTGGCTGGTTTAA
- a CDS encoding ABC transporter ATP-binding protein, with amino-acid sequence MHKTKQKTSLWSQLSPYLKGFHLFLGIAILFSIVSSVITVIGPDKLKEITDTITKGMGGAIDIDKITSIALTLAILYGVGALVSYSSSFIISTMIQRFAERLRNAIAEKINRVPLQYFDSHEQGDTLSRVTNDVDLMTQSFNQSLVQMVSSIVLLIGSIFMMFKTDWHLALTAILSVFGGFALSSIIMVKSQPLFKQQQDNLAKVSGYVEEIYSGHNVVISYNGRHQAKDHFDAINQDLYHSMWKSQFFSGIMMPLMQFVGNFGYVMVCIVGAVLTINGDITIGTIVAFMTYVRIFTQPIGQMAQGITQLQSASAAMGRVFEFLDEEEMEDESQKTRQLETPEGHVTFEHVRFGYSPDKTIIHDFTAEAKPGQKVAIVGPTGAGKTTMVNLLMRFYDIQAGKIAIDGVDTKSISREEVHDAFSMVLQDTWLFEGTIRENLVFNQTDISDEAVEAATRAVGVHHFIRTLPNGYDTVLDDSVTLSVGQKQLLTIARALLKDAPLLILDEATSSVDTRTEELIQKAMDKLMEGRTSFVIAHRLSTIRNADLILVMKDGNIIEQGNHQELMSQNGFYADLYNSQFTEEVA; translated from the coding sequence ATGCATAAGACAAAACAAAAAACATCCCTTTGGAGCCAACTTTCTCCCTATTTGAAGGGCTTCCACCTATTTTTGGGAATTGCTATCCTCTTTTCGATCGTATCGAGTGTAATCACGGTTATTGGACCGGATAAGTTAAAAGAAATTACAGATACCATTACAAAAGGGATGGGAGGCGCCATTGATATTGATAAGATCACTTCGATTGCCCTGACCTTAGCCATCCTTTATGGAGTTGGAGCACTGGTGTCCTACAGCAGTAGTTTCATTATCTCAACCATGATTCAGCGCTTTGCAGAACGCTTGCGCAATGCCATTGCTGAGAAGATCAATCGCGTGCCCCTCCAATATTTTGATAGCCATGAACAAGGAGATACCTTGTCTCGTGTGACCAATGACGTGGATTTGATGACCCAATCCTTTAACCAAAGCTTGGTTCAAATGGTCTCCTCCATCGTCTTATTGATCGGCTCCATTTTTATGATGTTTAAGACGGACTGGCATTTAGCTTTGACCGCCATCCTTTCTGTTTTTGGTGGCTTTGCTCTTTCTAGCATTATTATGGTTAAGAGTCAGCCTTTGTTTAAACAGCAACAAGATAATCTTGCCAAAGTTTCAGGCTATGTCGAAGAAATCTATAGTGGACACAATGTCGTCATTTCCTACAATGGCCGTCATCAGGCCAAAGATCATTTTGATGCCATCAACCAAGATTTGTACCATAGCATGTGGAAATCCCAATTCTTCTCAGGAATCATGATGCCCTTGATGCAGTTTGTAGGGAATTTTGGTTATGTCATGGTCTGTATCGTTGGGGCTGTCCTCACCATTAATGGGGATATTACCATCGGGACCATTGTGGCCTTTATGACCTATGTCCGCATCTTTACCCAACCAATTGGTCAAATGGCGCAAGGAATTACCCAATTGCAATCAGCTAGTGCTGCTATGGGGCGTGTCTTTGAATTCTTAGACGAAGAAGAAATGGAAGATGAATCCCAAAAAACACGTCAATTGGAAACACCCGAAGGTCATGTCACCTTTGAGCATGTGCGCTTTGGTTATTCACCAGATAAGACTATTATCCATGACTTTACTGCTGAAGCCAAACCGGGGCAAAAAGTGGCTATTGTTGGTCCGACAGGTGCTGGTAAGACCACTATGGTCAATCTCTTGATGCGCTTTTATGACATTCAAGCTGGTAAAATTGCCATCGATGGTGTGGATACTAAGTCCATAAGCCGCGAAGAAGTTCATGATGCCTTTTCGATGGTCTTACAAGATACCTGGCTCTTTGAAGGGACCATTCGGGAAAATCTTGTCTTCAATCAAACCGATATTTCAGATGAAGCAGTCGAAGCGGCAACCCGAGCGGTTGGGGTCCATCACTTTATTCGGACCTTGCCGAATGGCTATGATACTGTATTAGATGATTCAGTGACCTTGTCCGTTGGTCAAAAGCAACTCTTGACCATTGCGCGTGCCCTCTTGAAGGACGCCCCGCTTCTTATCTTGGATGAAGCAACCTCATCTGTCGATACCCGTACAGAAGAGTTGATTCAAAAAGCCATGGACAAACTCATGGAAGGCCGAACCTCCTTTGTTATTGCCCATCGCTTGTCCACTATCCGCAATGCGGATCTGATTCTTGTGATGAAAGATGGAAATATTATCGAGCAGGGTAACCACCAAGAACTCATGAGCCAAAATGGTTTCTATGCTGATCTCTATAATAGCCAATTCACAGAAGAAGTGGCGTAA
- a CDS encoding ABC transporter ATP-binding protein, whose amino-acid sequence MINMFRRLTAKEWGMIALSTVFICLAVWMDLKTPEYLSDITTLLAKEGTKVSDIMDPGSKMLLFSFGSFLMAVFVGFLASRVAASFTTRLRGEIFHQVMDYSDAEIKKFSVPSLLTRTTNDLTQLQIMIVMGMQVVTRGPIMAIWALTKIWGKSDAWTTSVGIAVLMVLILLSVLVLIAFPRQQKVQGLTDDLNATTRESLTGVRVVRAYNAEAYQNEKFQAENKGLTRLNLFVYRLMSLMNPVMTVVSSGLTLAIYWIGAHLINDIAMPKDPTKIFTSPALADRTKVFSDMITFSSYAMQVVIGFMMMVAILIILPRALVSAKRINQVLALEPSVDFPSESNTESGEKGSVEFQDVSFRYGRTSRAVIEHVTFSAQKGQTVAFIGSTGSGKSTLVNLIPRFYDATEGKILVDGVNVKGYSHQELNNKVGYIPQKAVLFSDTIRSNMEFGESSQGKLEDEAIWKALELAQAKEFVAAKEKGLDTEVAQGGSNFSGGQRQRLAIARALARKPEILIFDDSFSALDYKTDRILRQALKEELADTTRLIVAQRISTIMDADLILVLDQGKVVGQGTHKELLATNEVYQEIAYSQLSKEELEHA is encoded by the coding sequence ATGATCAATATGTTTCGGCGGTTAACCGCCAAAGAATGGGGCATGATTGCCCTTAGTACGGTCTTTATCTGTCTGGCTGTTTGGATGGATTTAAAGACTCCTGAATACTTATCCGATATCACGACCCTCTTAGCCAAGGAGGGGACCAAGGTTTCGGATATCATGGATCCGGGAAGCAAGATGTTGCTCTTCTCTTTTGGAAGCTTTTTGATGGCAGTTTTTGTGGGCTTTTTAGCTTCAAGAGTCGCTGCCAGCTTTACGACGCGACTTCGAGGAGAGATTTTTCATCAAGTGATGGATTACTCTGATGCCGAGATCAAGAAATTCTCCGTTCCCTCTCTTTTGACTCGGACGACCAATGATTTGACCCAGTTACAAATCATGATCGTCATGGGGATGCAAGTCGTGACGCGTGGTCCCATTATGGCAATTTGGGCTTTGACCAAGATTTGGGGCAAGAGCGATGCTTGGACAACGTCTGTTGGGATAGCAGTCTTGATGGTCTTGATTCTGCTTTCTGTTCTGGTTCTGATTGCCTTTCCGCGCCAGCAAAAGGTTCAGGGCTTGACCGATGACTTGAATGCGACGACACGGGAGAGTTTGACTGGGGTGCGGGTCGTTCGTGCTTACAATGCGGAAGCTTATCAAAATGAAAAATTCCAGGCTGAAAACAAGGGCTTAACCCGTCTAAATCTCTTTGTTTACCGTTTGATGTCTTTGATGAACCCTGTCATGACAGTGGTATCAAGTGGGTTGACCCTTGCTATCTACTGGATTGGGGCGCACTTGATCAATGATATCGCCATGCCAAAAGATCCTACAAAGATCTTCACCAGTCCTGCATTAGCGGATCGGACCAAGGTCTTCTCCGATATGATCACCTTCTCCTCTTACGCCATGCAGGTTGTCATTGGCTTTATGATGATGGTGGCCATCTTGATTATTCTTCCTCGTGCTTTGGTATCCGCAAAACGGATTAATCAGGTCTTGGCTCTAGAGCCGTCTGTTGATTTTCCATCTGAGTCCAATACTGAGTCTGGAGAAAAAGGAAGTGTAGAATTTCAAGATGTTTCCTTTCGCTATGGACGGACTTCTCGTGCTGTGATTGAACACGTGACCTTCTCAGCTCAGAAAGGACAAACTGTTGCCTTCATCGGATCAACTGGTTCTGGGAAATCCACTTTGGTCAATTTAATCCCACGTTTTTACGATGCGACAGAAGGAAAGATCTTAGTGGATGGCGTCAATGTCAAGGGCTATAGCCACCAAGAATTGAACAATAAAGTCGGCTACATTCCCCAAAAAGCAGTGCTCTTTAGCGACACGATTCGCTCCAATATGGAATTTGGAGAAAGTAGTCAAGGAAAATTAGAGGATGAAGCCATCTGGAAAGCTCTTGAATTGGCCCAAGCCAAAGAGTTTGTGGCCGCAAAAGAAAAAGGCTTGGATACAGAAGTAGCGCAAGGAGGAAGCAACTTCTCTGGCGGTCAACGGCAACGCTTGGCCATTGCACGGGCCCTGGCTCGCAAGCCCGAGATCCTCATCTTTGATGATTCCTTCTCAGCCCTGGATTACAAAACGGATCGGATTCTGCGACAAGCCTTGAAAGAAGAGCTTGCAGATACGACTAGATTGATCGTTGCCCAACGGATTTCGACTATTATGGATGCAGATTTGATTTTGGTCTTGGATCAAGGGAAGGTCGTCGGTCAAGGTACCCACAAGGAATTGCTTGCGACCAATGAAGTCTATCAAGAAATTGCCTATTCACAATTATCTAAGGAGGAGTTGGAACATGCATAA
- a CDS encoding MarR family winged helix-turn-helix transcriptional regulator, whose product MDKPLQEFKKIGHLIHLMVEREAKKRGLEFSAGPQGQVLSFLSHREKEGKVTLIRDVEQELHIAKSVTSNLIKRMEKNGFIYLKASPTDKRAKYVYLTDSVKNKLNDMKQFFEEVDQKMMAGVSEEELAIFFKVMHQFYENMKKRSEE is encoded by the coding sequence ATGGACAAACCGTTACAAGAATTTAAAAAGATCGGCCATCTCATTCACCTCATGGTAGAAAGAGAGGCCAAGAAGAGAGGGCTCGAATTTAGCGCAGGACCCCAAGGTCAGGTATTGAGCTTCTTATCTCATCGTGAAAAGGAGGGAAAAGTGACCTTGATTCGGGATGTTGAGCAGGAACTTCATATCGCAAAATCCGTGACGAGTAACCTGATCAAGCGGATGGAGAAAAATGGCTTTATTTATTTAAAGGCTAGTCCGACCGATAAACGGGCCAAGTATGTCTACCTAACAGACAGTGTAAAAAACAAGTTGAATGACATGAAACAATTCTTTGAGGAAGTGGACCAGAAGATGATGGCTGGTGTATCAGAAGAAGAATTGGCCATCTTTTTCAAGGTCATGCATCAATTTTATGAGAATATGAAAAAAAGGAGCGAGGAATGA
- a CDS encoding peptide deformylase, translating to MKKNIVKDVLFLGQKSEEATPEDRTLALDLQDTLNAHLLECVGLAANMIGVKKRAIIIRMGSENLVLFNPVLLEKKKPYQTEEGCLSLVGSRPTTRYEEISVAYRDVNWKAKKIHLSGFPAQICQHEMDHLEGIII from the coding sequence ATGAAAAAGAATATTGTAAAAGATGTCTTATTCTTGGGTCAAAAGTCAGAAGAAGCGACACCTGAGGATCGCACTTTGGCTTTGGATTTGCAGGACACCTTAAATGCTCATCTCCTTGAGTGTGTCGGTTTAGCGGCTAATATGATCGGGGTGAAAAAGCGGGCGATTATTATCCGAATGGGAAGCGAAAATCTGGTCCTGTTTAATCCTGTTCTCCTTGAAAAGAAAAAGCCTTACCAAACAGAGGAAGGATGCTTGTCCTTGGTGGGGAGTCGGCCGACCACTCGTTATGAGGAGATTTCAGTGGCCTATCGAGATGTGAATTGGAAAGCAAAAAAAATTCATTTGTCAGGATTTCCAGCCCAGATCTGTCAGCATGAAATGGATCATCTAGAAGGCATTATTATCTAA